The following proteins are encoded in a genomic region of Spirosoma sp. SC4-14:
- a CDS encoding cephalosporin hydroxylase family protein, with protein sequence MIPTNPIEAFKQECTERIASYPQKTDLVEAAQAFNIASNREKYSYNFSWMGRPIIQYPQDMIAMQELIWRIQPDLIIETGIAHGGSLIYYASLLELIGKGEVVGIDIDIRAHNRHEIETHPMFKRITLFQGSAIDEALVDEVGKLTEGKQTVMVCLDSNHTHEHVLRELELYSPFVTPGSYLIAFDTIVEDMPEKMYDRPWDKGNNPKTAVWEFLKQTDDFEIDHTIDNKLLISVAPEGYLKRVK encoded by the coding sequence ATGATTCCCACTAACCCTATCGAAGCATTTAAGCAGGAATGTACCGAACGAATTGCTTCGTATCCGCAAAAAACCGATTTAGTAGAAGCCGCACAGGCCTTTAATATAGCCTCTAACCGCGAAAAATATTCCTATAACTTTAGTTGGATGGGCAGGCCGATTATCCAATATCCGCAGGATATGATTGCGATGCAGGAGCTTATCTGGCGTATTCAACCCGATTTAATTATTGAAACAGGTATTGCTCACGGCGGCTCCCTGATCTACTACGCTTCTCTGCTTGAATTAATTGGGAAAGGCGAAGTAGTTGGCATCGATATTGATATTCGGGCGCATAACCGGCATGAAATTGAAACGCATCCTATGTTCAAACGGATTACGCTTTTTCAGGGATCAGCTATTGACGAAGCACTGGTAGATGAAGTCGGCAAGCTGACCGAAGGGAAACAAACGGTTATGGTTTGTCTGGATTCTAACCACACGCACGAGCACGTTCTGCGCGAACTTGAACTTTATTCGCCCTTTGTGACCCCAGGGTCCTATTTGATCGCATTCGATACCATTGTCGAAGATATGCCCGAAAAGATGTACGATCGCCCGTGGGATAAAGGCAATAACCCTAAAACAGCTGTTTGGGAATTCCTGAAACAAACTGACGATTTCGAAATTGATCATACCATCGATAACAAATTGCTGATTTCTGTGGCTCCGGAAGGCTATCTGAAACGAGTAAAATAG
- a CDS encoding NAD-dependent epimerase/dehydratase family protein, translating to MNNLKTVLVTGATGFVGHYLIERLLATNLVQVIATARTEPLPTKWSQAVTFVPFDISADFSGENLFTYFGRPDLVIHLAWQGLPDYKSMAHIETYWLQHYQFLTNLIRHGLTDLTVTGTCLEYGLQSGCLSENLPTSPTTAYGLAKDSLQKALTLFLNNRSVYFKWIRLFYMYGKGQNPKSLLAQVEAAALRNDPIFNMSKGEQLRDYLPVGKVAHTITEVALQQRVTGVINCCSGQPIAVRALVEQFMQEHHYHLSLNLGYYPYPDYEPLAFWGSTDKLNTLTNYDSH from the coding sequence GTGAACAACCTAAAAACAGTGCTAGTTACCGGCGCAACGGGTTTTGTGGGGCACTATCTTATTGAACGCTTGTTAGCGACAAACTTGGTGCAGGTTATTGCAACCGCCCGCACTGAGCCCCTACCCACCAAATGGTCCCAGGCAGTAACGTTTGTCCCCTTTGATATCAGTGCCGATTTTTCCGGAGAAAACCTCTTTACTTATTTCGGTCGACCTGATCTCGTTATCCATCTTGCATGGCAAGGGTTACCCGATTATAAATCAATGGCTCACATTGAGACTTACTGGCTCCAGCATTATCAGTTCCTGACAAACCTGATCAGGCATGGCCTAACTGACCTAACAGTGACCGGAACTTGTCTGGAATATGGATTACAAAGTGGTTGTTTATCGGAGAATTTGCCAACCTCTCCTACCACAGCCTACGGACTTGCCAAAGATTCGCTACAAAAAGCGCTGACTCTTTTCCTCAACAACCGGTCAGTATATTTTAAATGGATTCGATTGTTCTATATGTACGGTAAAGGTCAAAACCCAAAATCATTGCTGGCACAAGTCGAAGCTGCTGCCTTACGGAATGATCCGATCTTCAATATGTCGAAAGGAGAGCAGCTTCGCGACTATTTACCCGTGGGCAAGGTAGCCCATACCATCACAGAAGTGGCGCTACAACAGCGCGTAACCGGTGTTATTAACTGTTGCAGTGGTCAACCAATAGCAGTTCGCGCATTAGTGGAACAATTTATGCAGGAGCATCATTACCACCTATCGCTTAATTTGGGATATTACCCCTATCCCGATTATGAACCACTTGCTTTCTGGGGTAGTACGGACAAACTGAACACACTGACTAATTATGATTCCCACTAA
- a CDS encoding class I SAM-dependent methyltransferase, with protein MNCRFCKTPLQDVFIDLVNAPASNSFLTHEQLNEPETFYPLKVYTCSSCFLVQIDEYKKSDAIFDNGYVYFSSFSTSWLAHSKQYVDKVTEQFGLTPQSEVIEIASNDGYLLQYFVEKQIPVLGIEPTANTAALAIQKGIPTITRFFGTELAQELVAEGKQADLLLGNNVLAHVPDIIDLVGGMKMILKPTGVITMEFPHLFQLVKNNQFDTIYHEHFSYLSFGTVKQIFESQGLIMFDVEELPTHGGSLRIFACHSNDNSKSIDPNVATMLDKEIQAGMTTRSFYEGFQQKALLVKLNLTDFLIQQKRAEKTVVAYGAAAKGNTLLNFCGIKNDFIDYVVDANPAKQNKFLPASHIPVVQEDVLKNHKPDYVLLLPWNLRDEIMQQLAYIREWGGQFVVAIPELTIL; from the coding sequence ATGAATTGTCGATTCTGTAAAACTCCCCTTCAGGATGTATTTATTGATCTGGTCAACGCACCTGCATCAAACTCGTTTCTAACACATGAGCAGTTGAATGAACCTGAAACATTTTATCCTCTGAAAGTTTATACCTGTTCATCCTGCTTTTTGGTACAGATTGATGAATATAAAAAATCAGATGCCATTTTTGACAACGGATATGTCTACTTTTCGTCGTTTTCGACCAGTTGGCTTGCTCATTCCAAACAGTATGTCGACAAGGTAACCGAACAGTTTGGCTTGACTCCTCAATCGGAGGTGATCGAAATTGCGTCCAACGATGGGTATTTATTGCAATATTTTGTTGAAAAGCAGATTCCCGTACTCGGTATAGAACCCACAGCCAATACAGCAGCATTGGCTATTCAGAAGGGCATTCCAACGATTACGCGCTTTTTTGGTACCGAGCTAGCTCAGGAACTGGTTGCTGAAGGGAAACAGGCTGATCTTTTACTAGGTAACAATGTGCTCGCTCACGTACCTGATATTATTGATTTAGTGGGTGGTATGAAGATGATTCTCAAACCCACCGGCGTTATTACGATGGAGTTTCCCCATTTATTTCAATTAGTTAAAAACAATCAGTTCGATACCATTTATCACGAACACTTCTCCTATTTATCCTTTGGCACTGTAAAGCAGATTTTTGAGTCGCAGGGCCTGATCATGTTTGATGTAGAAGAGCTACCAACCCACGGTGGCTCACTTCGGATTTTTGCCTGTCATTCGAATGATAACAGCAAATCTATCGACCCGAATGTAGCGACCATGCTGGATAAGGAAATCCAGGCCGGAATGACTACACGTTCGTTTTACGAAGGATTTCAGCAAAAAGCGCTCCTTGTGAAACTCAACCTTACTGATTTTCTGATCCAGCAAAAACGGGCCGAAAAGACCGTAGTTGCCTATGGAGCAGCTGCCAAAGGCAATACATTGCTAAATTTTTGTGGTATCAAAAACGATTTTATCGACTATGTTGTTGACGCCAACCCCGCCAAACAGAATAAATTTCTCCCCGCCAGTCATATACCAGTGGTGCAGGAAGACGTACTAAAAAATCATAAACCCGATTATGTGCTCTTATTACCCTGGAATCTACGCGACGAAATTATGCAGCAGTTAGCGTATATTCGTGAATGGGGTGGGCAGTTTGTTGTGGCGATTCCAGAATTAACCATACTGTGA
- the rfbC gene encoding dTDP-4-dehydrorhamnose 3,5-epimerase produces MTFTETPLLGAYLIQLAPFRDHRGWFARTFCKRDFEQVGLQGDWVQHNHSMTHQAGALRGLHFQYTPYSEVKLVRCIAGCVFDVIVDLRADSTTFGNWFGTELSHENGQMLYIPKGFAHGFQTLTENCQLIYCHSEYYFPGNEGGIRYNDPRIGISWPLPITDLSERDATHPLLNGQFVGLTV; encoded by the coding sequence ATGACGTTTACTGAAACTCCTTTATTGGGTGCGTATCTGATCCAGCTTGCTCCTTTTCGCGATCATCGAGGCTGGTTTGCCCGTACCTTCTGTAAACGCGATTTTGAGCAGGTAGGTCTTCAGGGCGACTGGGTGCAACATAATCATTCAATGACACATCAGGCAGGCGCTCTGCGAGGGCTCCACTTTCAGTACACACCCTACAGCGAGGTCAAACTCGTGCGTTGTATTGCTGGGTGCGTGTTTGATGTTATTGTAGACTTACGGGCTGATTCAACCACCTTCGGGAACTGGTTTGGTACCGAGTTATCGCACGAAAATGGACAGATGCTCTACATCCCCAAAGGCTTTGCGCATGGCTTTCAAACCCTTACAGAAAACTGTCAGCTTATTTACTGCCATAGCGAATACTACTTTCCAGGAAACGAAGGCGGTATTCGATACAACGATCCTCGAATTGGCATTTCCTGGCCTTTACCCATCACCGACCTTTCAGAACGAGACGCAACTCATCCGCTCCTGAACGGCCAATTCGTCGGCTTAACCGTTTAA
- the rfbG gene encoding CDP-glucose 4,6-dehydratase, with amino-acid sequence MTHLFGKVYTGKSVLITGHTGFKGSWLTYWLQKMGAIVTGYSLPAPTEPNHWSLLSLPIAHHLGDIREQVAMQAVFDQHQPEIVFHLAAQPLVRYSYQHPIETLDTNILGTAKVLECVRHTPSVRAVVIISSDKCYENPEDGHPLTETERMGGYDPYSVSKGCTELITSSYRRSYFNHKHYGQKHQVLIASGRAGNVIGGGDWATDRLIPDLVKSTVSGHQVIIRNPLAVRPWQHVLEPLSGYLLVGQRLLEGHTNVADGWNFGPNSNDVLPVREVIRLARQIWPAIDCNEFSFESNPHEAHLLSLDCTKAHAQLAWRPVWDTPTAIARTIGWYRRWYQQRQILSHQDLEHYIETARQANLIWTQ; translated from the coding sequence ATGACACACTTGTTCGGAAAAGTTTATACGGGAAAATCGGTCCTAATTACGGGACATACAGGTTTTAAAGGGTCCTGGCTGACCTATTGGCTGCAAAAAATGGGCGCCATTGTTACGGGATACTCTCTTCCAGCCCCTACAGAGCCTAACCACTGGAGTCTGCTCTCATTGCCAATAGCTCATCATTTGGGCGACATTCGGGAGCAGGTTGCTATGCAGGCCGTATTTGATCAGCATCAGCCTGAAATCGTTTTTCATTTAGCTGCCCAGCCACTGGTTCGTTATTCGTATCAGCATCCGATCGAAACGCTCGATACCAATATCCTGGGTACGGCCAAAGTACTCGAATGTGTACGTCATACGCCATCGGTACGGGCCGTAGTCATTATCAGCAGCGATAAATGTTACGAAAACCCCGAAGATGGTCATCCATTAACCGAAACAGAACGAATGGGCGGATACGACCCGTACAGTGTGTCGAAAGGTTGTACTGAATTGATTACGAGTAGCTATAGACGCTCTTATTTCAACCATAAGCATTATGGACAAAAGCATCAGGTGCTGATTGCCAGCGGACGCGCCGGTAATGTAATTGGTGGGGGTGACTGGGCAACTGACCGACTCATTCCCGATCTGGTAAAAAGCACTGTATCAGGACATCAGGTAATTATCAGAAACCCATTAGCCGTTCGCCCCTGGCAACATGTGCTGGAACCTTTGTCGGGTTATTTGCTGGTTGGACAACGGTTGCTGGAAGGTCATACCAATGTAGCCGATGGCTGGAACTTTGGCCCTAACAGCAACGATGTGCTTCCTGTCCGGGAAGTAATTCGGCTGGCCCGGCAAATTTGGCCAGCTATTGATTGCAACGAATTTTCGTTTGAATCGAATCCCCACGAAGCCCATTTGTTGAGTCTCGATTGTACTAAAGCGCATGCTCAACTGGCCTGGCGGCCTGTTTGGGATACGCCAACTGCCATTGCTCGTACGATTGGCTGGTATAGGAGATGGTATCAGCAACGGCAAATTTTATCGCATCAGGATCTGGAGCACTATATTGAAACGGCCCGACAGGCCAATTTAATCTGGACGCAATGA
- the rfbF gene encoding glucose-1-phosphate cytidylyltransferase: MKVVILAGGLGTRLSEETVVRPKPMVEIGGMPILWHIMKIYSAYGFHEFIVCLGYKGYIIKEYFANYFLHQSDVTIDLTTNQVEVHNSHAEPWKITLVDTGINSMTGGRIKRVSHHIGQESFLLTYGDGVGDINISDLVSFHRAHGKRCTLTAVQPSARFGALDVNDANGVRSFLEKPKGDGAWINGGFFVCEPDVFNYISGDDTTWERYPMETLASEGELMAFKHTGFWKPMDTLRDKLELETAWNTGTAEWKIW, from the coding sequence ATGAAAGTTGTTATTCTTGCCGGTGGATTAGGCACTCGTCTTAGTGAAGAAACTGTCGTCCGCCCAAAACCGATGGTCGAAATCGGTGGTATGCCCATCCTCTGGCATATTATGAAAATTTATTCGGCATACGGGTTTCATGAATTCATTGTTTGCCTTGGCTATAAAGGGTATATAATTAAAGAGTATTTTGCTAATTACTTCCTGCATCAATCCGATGTCACAATAGATCTTACTACGAATCAGGTAGAAGTCCACAATTCGCATGCAGAACCCTGGAAAATTACCCTTGTCGATACGGGCATTAATAGCATGACGGGCGGGCGAATAAAGCGGGTTAGCCATCATATTGGTCAAGAATCGTTCCTGCTCACTTACGGGGACGGGGTAGGAGATATTAACATTTCAGATCTGGTTTCTTTCCATCGGGCTCACGGCAAACGTTGTACATTAACGGCAGTACAACCATCAGCCCGATTTGGGGCATTAGATGTTAATGATGCGAATGGAGTACGATCATTTCTGGAAAAACCGAAAGGCGATGGAGCCTGGATCAACGGTGGCTTCTTTGTTTGTGAGCCCGATGTTTTCAACTACATTTCTGGCGATGATACAACCTGGGAACGTTATCCAATGGAAACATTAGCCAGCGAAGGCGAGCTAATGGCGTTTAAACATACGGGCTTTTGGAAACCAATGGATACCCTTCGCGATAAACTGGAACTCGAAACGGCCTGGAATACGGGGACCGCCGAATGGAAAATCTGGTGA
- the gcvP gene encoding aminomethyl-transferring glycine dehydrogenase, translating into MKLNLRYQESFEDRHHGQSDAALADMLQTISSTGLPVNSIDELIDQTVPATIRLPRPLNLPAPKSETEFLADFKKAASQNKIFKSYIGTGYYDTITPNVILRNILENPAWYTAYTPYQAEIAQGRLEALLNFQTVVSDLTGMDIANASLLDEATAAAEAMHMLYAMRPATKKTAATFFVSDQCHPQTIDVLITRATPVGIKVLVGDHRTADLTSGDVFGLLLQYPASEGAVFDYTDLIAAAHEVGITTAVAADLLALTMLTPPGEMGADVVVGSAQRFGVPMGYGGPHAAYFATRDAFKRQIPGRIIGVSLDAEGKPALRMALQTREQHIRREKATSNICTAQVLLAVMAGSYAVYHGPKRLRTIAERVHGLTKVFATALRWSAHELKTEHFFDTVTVKIGDVESLKKSARAAHINLRYLPDGEHVSVSFDETKTLDDVLELLSIFGVKADLDAILANLEISWPERLIRQSDYLTHPVFNTHHTEHEMLRYLKSLEEKDLSLVHSMISLGSCTMKLNATAEMIPVTWPEIGKLHPFAPKDQTLGYQQLFSDLNDWLCEITGFAAMSLQPNSGAQGEYAGLMVIRAYHESRGDSHRNVSLIPQSAHGTNPASAVMAGMKVVIVKCDERGNIDVADLKAKAEQYSNDLSCLMVTYPSTHGVFEESIVEMCDIIHQNGGQVYMDGANMNAQVGLTSPATIGADVCHLNLHKTFCIPHGGGGPGMGPIGVAAHLVPFLPGHALVHTGGDQAIHAVSAAPYGSASILTISYAYIAMMGGEGLTNATKRAILNANYIKARLDGHYETLYSGLNGRAAHEMIVDCRPFKQAAGVEVEDIAKRLMDYGFHAPTVSFPVAGTVMIEPTESESKAELDRFCDALIAIREEIREIENGVADRINNVLKNAPHTATVALADAWNRPYSREKAVYPLPYVRARKFWPSVSRIDSAYGDRNLVCSCVPTDAYATEVAEEVGAEQ; encoded by the coding sequence ATGAAGTTAAACCTTCGTTATCAGGAGTCATTTGAAGACCGCCATCACGGTCAGTCAGATGCGGCTCTGGCCGACATGCTCCAGACCATTTCATCGACCGGCCTGCCGGTCAACTCCATCGACGAACTGATTGACCAAACGGTCCCGGCTACGATTCGGCTTCCCCGCCCTCTCAATCTGCCAGCGCCCAAATCAGAAACTGAATTTCTGGCGGATTTCAAAAAAGCGGCCAGCCAGAACAAAATCTTTAAATCGTATATCGGCACCGGCTATTACGACACCATTACGCCAAACGTAATTCTGCGTAACATTCTCGAAAATCCGGCGTGGTATACGGCCTACACACCCTATCAGGCCGAAATTGCACAGGGACGCCTGGAAGCACTACTCAATTTCCAGACTGTTGTGTCGGATCTGACGGGTATGGATATTGCCAATGCATCGCTCCTCGACGAAGCTACCGCTGCGGCCGAAGCGATGCACATGCTCTATGCCATGCGTCCGGCCACTAAAAAAACGGCAGCTACGTTTTTTGTATCAGATCAGTGCCATCCGCAAACCATCGATGTGCTGATAACGCGTGCTACTCCTGTCGGGATTAAGGTGCTTGTTGGTGATCATCGTACCGCCGACCTGACCAGTGGCGATGTTTTTGGCCTGTTGCTTCAATATCCGGCTTCAGAAGGTGCCGTATTCGATTATACCGATCTGATTGCGGCTGCTCATGAAGTAGGCATTACAACAGCAGTAGCTGCCGATCTGCTCGCGCTAACGATGCTAACTCCTCCCGGCGAAATGGGGGCTGATGTAGTGGTTGGTTCGGCACAGCGGTTTGGCGTGCCCATGGGCTACGGTGGACCTCATGCGGCTTACTTTGCTACTCGTGACGCATTTAAACGTCAGATTCCGGGTCGTATTATCGGGGTTTCGCTGGATGCTGAAGGAAAACCCGCTTTACGCATGGCGCTGCAAACGCGTGAACAGCACATCCGGCGCGAAAAAGCAACCTCAAACATCTGTACGGCGCAGGTGCTCCTGGCTGTTATGGCCGGAAGCTACGCCGTCTATCACGGCCCCAAACGGCTGCGGACTATTGCCGAGCGTGTGCATGGGCTCACCAAAGTGTTTGCAACAGCACTGCGCTGGAGCGCTCATGAACTAAAGACCGAACATTTTTTTGATACCGTTACGGTAAAAATCGGGGATGTAGAATCGTTGAAAAAATCGGCAAGAGCAGCTCACATTAACCTGCGTTATTTGCCCGATGGGGAGCATGTTAGTGTATCGTTCGACGAAACCAAAACGCTGGACGATGTGCTTGAACTGCTGTCGATTTTTGGTGTTAAGGCCGATCTGGATGCGATTTTGGCTAATCTGGAAATTTCGTGGCCCGAACGGCTTATTCGCCAGTCGGACTACCTGACTCATCCGGTGTTCAATACGCACCATACCGAGCACGAAATGCTGCGTTATCTGAAATCGCTGGAAGAAAAAGACCTCTCGCTGGTTCATTCCATGATTTCGCTCGGAAGCTGTACGATGAAGCTCAATGCTACGGCCGAAATGATTCCAGTAACATGGCCAGAGATTGGCAAGCTGCATCCATTTGCCCCGAAAGACCAAACACTGGGTTATCAGCAACTCTTCAGCGATCTGAACGACTGGCTCTGTGAAATCACGGGTTTTGCCGCTATGTCGTTACAACCAAATTCGGGCGCTCAGGGCGAATATGCGGGGCTGATGGTGATTCGGGCCTATCACGAAAGCCGGGGCGATTCGCATCGTAATGTCTCGCTGATTCCGCAATCGGCCCACGGAACCAACCCGGCCAGTGCCGTAATGGCGGGCATGAAAGTCGTGATCGTAAAATGTGATGAGCGTGGGAACATCGACGTGGCCGATCTGAAAGCCAAAGCCGAACAATACAGCAATGATCTGTCGTGTTTGATGGTAACCTATCCGTCGACCCACGGCGTTTTTGAAGAAAGTATCGTTGAAATGTGCGATATAATTCATCAGAACGGTGGTCAGGTCTATATGGATGGTGCCAATATGAACGCTCAGGTTGGCCTTACATCGCCCGCAACGATTGGGGCCGATGTGTGCCACCTGAATCTGCATAAAACGTTCTGTATTCCTCACGGTGGTGGCGGTCCGGGCATGGGCCCTATCGGGGTTGCAGCACATCTGGTGCCTTTCCTGCCCGGTCATGCGCTCGTACATACGGGTGGCGATCAGGCCATTCACGCGGTTTCGGCCGCACCCTATGGCTCGGCTAGCATCCTCACTATTTCGTATGCCTATATTGCGATGATGGGGGGCGAAGGACTCACCAATGCAACAAAACGGGCTATTCTGAACGCTAACTATATCAAAGCACGTTTGGATGGTCATTACGAAACGCTCTATTCGGGTCTGAACGGCCGGGCTGCTCACGAAATGATTGTCGATTGCCGTCCGTTTAAACAGGCTGCTGGTGTTGAGGTGGAGGATATTGCCAAACGGTTGATGGACTATGGCTTCCATGCGCCAACGGTTTCGTTTCCGGTGGCTGGCACAGTCATGATTGAACCAACCGAATCGGAGTCGAAAGCCGAACTCGACCGTTTCTGCGATGCCCTGATTGCTATTCGGGAAGAAATTCGGGAGATCGAAAACGGTGTAGCTGACCGGATAAATAACGTACTGAAAAACGCGCCACATACCGCCACGGTAGCCCTTGCCGATGCCTGGAATCGTCCGTACAGTCGTGAGAAAGCCGTGTATCCGTTGCCTTACGTGCGGGCTCGTAAGTTCTGGCCCAGCGTTAGCCGAATCGACTCGGCCTATGGCGACCGTAATCTGGTTTGTTCCTGCGTACCGACCGATGCCTACGCTACCGAAGTGGCCGAAGAAGTTGGGGCCGAACAATAG
- a CDS encoding pirin, whose amino-acid sequence MDTKTEARIYLADQRGHSTLGSFQSFHSFNFGPYFDESRKPFGSLRLLNDDSLKAGAEFSLTVEEPTDILLLPVVGGLEYKTLQTNDFVEAGEVQVLSLDAGMSYEVRNPYRVELINFIQIWLSRNQPNLSDQRWAFNLGQKNTLFTIFSSDDNIGFIGKFDGRHDDYYPIMNPENGVFVFVVSGVFEVQNRLLHARDGLALTNIASSTIEFEALSNDAILLLIEVTL is encoded by the coding sequence ATGGACACCAAGACAGAAGCCCGGATTTATTTAGCCGATCAGCGAGGCCATTCTACGCTCGGCTCGTTTCAAAGCTTTCATAGCTTCAATTTTGGCCCATATTTCGACGAAAGTCGCAAACCCTTTGGCTCGCTTCGGCTCCTGAACGACGACTCACTAAAAGCCGGCGCCGAATTCAGTCTGACCGTCGAAGAGCCAACCGATATTTTGCTACTGCCTGTTGTTGGCGGGCTCGAATATAAAACCCTGCAAACTAACGATTTTGTTGAAGCAGGCGAGGTACAGGTACTTTCGCTGGATGCCGGGATGAGCTATGAAGTCCGAAATCCTTATAGAGTCGAGCTGATCAATTTTATTCAGATTTGGCTGTCCAGAAACCAGCCAAATTTATCAGATCAACGGTGGGCATTTAATTTAGGGCAGAAAAATACCCTCTTTACAATTTTTTCGTCGGACGACAATATCGGTTTTATTGGCAAATTCGATGGCCGCCACGATGATTACTACCCGATTATGAATCCAGAAAACGGTGTATTTGTCTTCGTTGTCAGCGGTGTTTTTGAAGTTCAGAATCGTTTGCTCCACGCCCGCGATGGGTTGGCCTTAACAAACATTGCGAGTTCAACAATAGAATTTGAAGCCTTATCGAACGACGCGATCCTGCTGTTAATAGAGGTTACTCTTTAA